The Desulfonatronum sp. SC1 genome window below encodes:
- the lpxC gene encoding UDP-3-O-acyl-N-acetylglucosamine deacetylase, translated as MCQKTIKKSIQCSGIGLHKGRKVRLVLRPAAEDTGIVFALHGDDGVRFHRPSADAVVETTMATTLGFGGQRLATVEHLLAAVRGLEIDNLFVEVEGDEVPIMDGSSASFIFLLRAAGFRRQNKPRRLLTLKKPIEFQQDGKWIKARPSKRLTVDYTINFNHPMVGTQKFFVECNPETFTRHVAKARTFGFMREVEYLRRNGLALGGSLDNAVVLDEYGVINPEGLRYPDEFVRHKVLDFIGDLFVLGMPMTGDFEVYCSGHALNNAFARYIVEHQADYLEVDVCGEQPMPAEVVLPSLSEVPVTSQAWN; from the coding sequence ATCTGTCAAAAAACAATCAAAAAATCCATCCAGTGTTCAGGCATCGGCCTGCACAAGGGGCGCAAGGTCCGCCTTGTATTACGCCCGGCTGCCGAGGATACCGGGATCGTCTTCGCCTTGCACGGCGATGACGGGGTTCGCTTCCACAGGCCGTCCGCCGATGCCGTGGTGGAGACGACCATGGCCACGACTCTCGGGTTTGGCGGCCAGCGACTCGCCACAGTGGAACATCTTTTGGCCGCTGTCCGCGGCTTGGAAATCGATAATTTGTTCGTGGAAGTGGAGGGAGACGAAGTCCCGATCATGGACGGCAGTTCGGCTTCTTTTATTTTCTTGCTCCGCGCCGCCGGTTTCCGGCGGCAGAACAAACCCCGAAGGCTGCTGACCCTGAAGAAGCCCATTGAATTTCAACAGGACGGCAAATGGATCAAGGCGCGCCCCTCGAAGCGGCTGACCGTTGATTATACCATCAACTTCAACCACCCCATGGTCGGGACCCAGAAGTTTTTCGTGGAGTGCAACCCCGAAACCTTCACCCGGCATGTGGCCAAAGCCAGGACTTTCGGGTTCATGCGCGAGGTCGAATATTTGCGGCGTAACGGATTGGCCTTGGGCGGTTCCCTGGACAACGCGGTGGTGCTGGATGAATACGGCGTGATCAATCCGGAAGGGCTACGTTACCCTGATGAATTCGTTCGGCACAAGGTGTTGGATTTCATCGGAGACCTTTTCGTCCTCGGGATGCCCATGACCGGCGATTTCGAAGTGTATTGCTCCGGCCATGCTCTGAATAACGCCTTTGCCAGATACATCGTGGAACATCAGGCCGATTATCTGGAAGTGGACGTCTGCGGCGAACAGCCCATGCCCGCCGAGGTCGTTCTGCCCTCGCTGTCCGAGGTTCCCGTGACCTCCCAGGCGTGGAACTAA
- a CDS encoding pancreas/duodenum homeobox protein 1: MDFHHIRGIFSPERLEGIFPAQRSTDFFEALYGDADEAAFDVKLAFDGVAAGRLNFQFQLVQRPGKCLACNLTYGLPKVFTRHPVINMTGLVADIAAALDLPASRLQWSLDQTEPRRQDLHVVPLPITILPE; this comes from the coding sequence ATGGACTTCCATCACATCCGAGGTATTTTTTCACCGGAACGGCTGGAGGGGATTTTCCCGGCGCAACGAAGCACGGATTTTTTCGAGGCCCTTTACGGCGATGCCGACGAAGCGGCTTTCGACGTCAAGCTGGCCTTTGACGGCGTCGCGGCTGGCCGCTTGAACTTTCAGTTTCAACTGGTCCAGCGGCCGGGTAAATGTCTGGCCTGCAACCTGACCTACGGGCTGCCCAAGGTCTTCACCCGCCATCCGGTTATCAACATGACCGGTCTCGTCGCGGACATCGCGGCTGCCCTGGACCTGCCCGCCTCCCGCCTGCAATGGAGCCTGGACCAGACCGAACCCCGCCGTCAGGATCTGCACGTCGTTCCCCTGCCTATTACGATCCTGCCGGAATAA
- a CDS encoding MiaB/RimO family radical SAM methylthiotransferase has translation MRFHLTTFGCKVNQYESQVILEHWVGQGHVPVDEAAQAEVILIHSCAVTAKAVAELRKAATALRRTAPGAGIMITGCAAQTFGAELRGLSGVIGVFGTRDRGRLLGGPDVLVEQSVDALLPGSTAGGDMLAGVSDFRRARAQVKVQDGCSHGCTYCIVPLARGPGHSREPGEVIEEVRRLLAAGFREISLIGVNLRLYGRDLEPRCDFWDLVQTLELTFAPDWSRRARLRLSSLDPAMLGTKALDVISGSRLLCPHLHLSLQSASPAVLKAMGRSHYQPETILEFCDRLERRLGLYGLGADLLTGFPGEEDAHFRETLEFCAALPLTYAHVFPFSPRPGTPAADRADQVPEEVRRERARQLRAQTGIKHRAFLRALAERRDTVTMVVEGTAPYRGKCEYYVPCRLIRQPEGSKGKTNKDAARKDGETTFGTMHALPRTRELIRVRPLGAVLKGRDWGLECVPTDEPSDRESGNEN, from the coding sequence ATGCGTTTCCACCTGACCACCTTCGGCTGCAAGGTCAATCAATACGAGTCCCAGGTCATTCTGGAGCACTGGGTCGGCCAAGGCCATGTTCCGGTCGACGAGGCCGCTCAGGCCGAGGTCATTCTGATCCATTCCTGCGCCGTGACCGCCAAGGCCGTGGCCGAGCTGCGCAAGGCCGCGACGGCCCTGCGTCGGACCGCGCCCGGGGCCGGGATCATGATCACCGGGTGCGCGGCCCAAACCTTTGGTGCGGAATTGCGCGGCCTTTCCGGGGTAATCGGGGTTTTCGGAACTCGGGATCGGGGGCGGCTTCTGGGAGGGCCGGACGTGCTGGTGGAACAGTCCGTGGATGCGTTGCTTCCAGGTTCGACGGCCGGCGGGGACATGCTGGCCGGCGTTTCGGACTTCCGGCGTGCCCGAGCCCAGGTTAAGGTCCAGGACGGCTGTTCCCACGGCTGCACCTACTGCATCGTGCCTCTGGCCAGAGGGCCGGGGCATAGCCGGGAGCCGGGGGAGGTGATCGAAGAAGTCCGGCGTCTGCTCGCGGCTGGATTTCGGGAAATCAGCCTGATCGGCGTCAATTTGCGGCTTTACGGCCGGGACTTGGAGCCTCGGTGTGATTTCTGGGATCTTGTTCAGACCTTGGAGCTAACCTTCGCGCCGGACTGGAGCCGGCGAGCCCGGCTGCGGCTCAGCTCTTTGGACCCGGCCATGCTCGGAACCAAGGCCCTAGACGTGATTTCCGGGTCGCGCCTGCTCTGCCCGCACCTGCACCTTTCCCTGCAAAGCGCGAGTCCGGCGGTCTTGAAGGCCATGGGCCGGAGCCATTACCAGCCCGAGACCATCCTGGAGTTCTGCGACCGACTAGAGCGTCGGTTGGGCCTCTACGGCCTGGGCGCGGACCTGCTCACCGGCTTCCCCGGCGAGGAGGACGCCCATTTCCGGGAAACTCTGGAGTTCTGTGCCGCATTGCCCCTGACTTACGCGCATGTATTCCCCTTCTCCCCTCGGCCCGGAACCCCGGCGGCGGATCGCGCGGACCAGGTGCCGGAAGAGGTTCGCCGGGAACGAGCCCGCCAATTGCGCGCCCAGACAGGCATCAAGCACCGAGCCTTTCTCCGCGCTCTGGCCGAGCGGCGCGACACGGTGACCATGGTGGTGGAAGGAACCGCCCCGTACCGGGGCAAATGCGAATACTACGTGCCTTGCAGACTGATCCGCCAGCCGGAAGGAAGCAAGGGAAAAACGAACAAAGACGCCGCTCGGAAAGACGGCGAAACGACGTTTGGAACAATGCACGCCCTTCCTCGGACTCGGGAACTGATTCGTGTCCGCCCCCTTGGCGCGGTGCTCAAGGGTCGGGACTGGGGCCTGGAGTGCGTCCCGACGGATGAGCCGAGCGACCGAGAATCAGGGAATGAGAACTGA
- the mnmA gene encoding tRNA 2-thiouridine(34) synthase MnmA: MTVAVAVSGGRDSLMALALLRRPERDLVAVHAQLADATPPEVLDGLRENCRVLDVPFQVLDLRSRFEELVIAPYVQSYLEGRTPNPCVWCNARIKFGLLLDAVREQGARTLATGHYARLIHTGHGPALWRGADPAKDQSYFLALLTPAQLARAVFPLADRRKQDVLPELERLGLAPPLPGESQEVCFIPDDYRDFLARRLTDRLLADFAPPGSIVLEDERTVGEHKGLWRYTIGQRKGLDVAWSEPLYVLRKDVTANRLVVGERTRLLSNACRLKSINFLVPPTAWPQDLRLQTRYRQRPESARLASPQETHSSPSETLTLTYPKTCEPTAPGQIGVIYSDEGQVLAGGVISS, from the coding sequence GTGACCGTCGCCGTCGCCGTTAGCGGGGGCCGGGACAGCCTGATGGCTCTGGCTCTGCTCCGGCGGCCGGAGCGCGACCTTGTCGCGGTCCACGCCCAACTGGCCGATGCGACCCCGCCCGAGGTCCTGGACGGCCTGCGAGAGAACTGCCGCGTCCTGGATGTCCCGTTCCAGGTTCTGGATCTGCGCTCCCGCTTCGAGGAGCTGGTGATCGCGCCCTATGTCCAGAGCTACCTGGAAGGCCGCACGCCTAACCCTTGCGTCTGGTGCAACGCCCGGATCAAGTTCGGTCTGCTCCTGGACGCAGTGCGCGAACAGGGGGCGCGAACCCTGGCCACCGGTCATTACGCCCGTCTGATCCACACGGGCCACGGCCCGGCCCTCTGGAGGGGCGCGGACCCAGCTAAGGATCAAAGTTACTTCCTGGCCCTGCTCACACCGGCCCAGTTGGCCCGGGCCGTCTTCCCCCTGGCCGACCGCCGCAAGCAGGACGTGCTTCCGGAACTGGAGCGCTTGGGCCTCGCGCCGCCCCTGCCCGGCGAAAGTCAGGAGGTCTGCTTCATTCCGGACGATTATCGGGATTTCCTGGCCCGACGACTTACGGATCGGCTGCTTGCGGACTTTGCCCCGCCCGGCTCCATCGTGCTGGAAGACGAACGAACCGTTGGGGAACACAAGGGCCTTTGGCGATACACCATCGGCCAGCGCAAGGGCCTGGACGTGGCCTGGAGTGAACCTCTCTACGTGCTGCGCAAGGACGTAACCGCCAATCGCCTGGTGGTAGGCGAAAGGACCCGGCTGCTCAGCAACGCCTGCCGCCTGAAGTCCATCAACTTCCTCGTCCCGCCAACCGCATGGCCCCAGGACCTCCGCCTGCAAACCCGCTACCGCCAACGCCCCGAATCGGCCCGCTTGGCATCGCCCCAGGAAACACACTCATCTCCCTCCGAAACACTCACCCTGACCTATCCCAAAACCTGCGAACCCACCGCCCCAGGTCAGATCGGCGTGATCTACTCCGACGAGGGCCAAGTACTGGCCGGCGGCGTGATCAGTTCCTGA
- the gatA gene encoding Asp-tRNA(Asn)/Glu-tRNA(Gln) amidotransferase subunit GatA: MSEPYLYTMTEIRRRLAGGEVRVEDVVRSCLARMDALEPSIRAFLTRADEEALSQAREMDHVGPTPDSLATKPLWGVPLALKDVLTTRGMRTTCGSRMLADFTPCFDAEAVTRLREAGAVILGKVNMDEFAMGSSTENSAFHPTANPWKLDAVPGGSSGGSAAAVAARMGFAALGTDTGGSIRQPAAFCGVVGLKPSYGRVSRYGLVAYASSLDQIGPMTLTVEDAALLLRVIAGHDPKDSTCANLPVPDYPALLAERPDLSGLRIGMPKEFWGEDGLEPDVAERCKQAMTLAEELGATCVPVALPHTPYAVAAYYIVASAEASSNLARFDGVRYGYRDKETRDLIDMYRNSRSKGFGEEVQRRIMLGTYVLSSGYYDAYYKKAAQVRRLIQRDFLEAFEQCDVICGPVTPTTAFGLGEKAADPLQMYLSDIFTISLNLAGLPGLSLPVGLGERSGLPVGLQILGPAFREDLLLQVGHVLEQRLPRLPLPAGIARKAP; this comes from the coding sequence ATGTCTGAACCGTATTTGTACACCATGACCGAGATTCGCCGTCGATTGGCTGGCGGCGAAGTCCGTGTCGAGGACGTGGTCCGGTCTTGCCTGGCCCGGATGGACGCCCTGGAGCCCTCCATCCGGGCCTTCCTCACCCGGGCCGACGAAGAGGCCCTGAGCCAGGCACGGGAAATGGACCACGTCGGCCCCACGCCGGACAGCCTGGCAACCAAGCCCCTGTGGGGCGTCCCTCTGGCCCTCAAGGACGTGCTGACCACCCGCGGAATGCGAACCACCTGCGGTTCGCGAATGCTGGCCGATTTCACGCCCTGCTTCGACGCCGAGGCCGTGACCCGGCTGCGCGAGGCCGGAGCCGTGATCCTGGGCAAGGTGAACATGGACGAATTCGCCATGGGCTCGTCCACGGAAAACTCCGCCTTTCATCCCACGGCCAACCCCTGGAAGCTGGACGCCGTCCCTGGCGGTTCCAGCGGCGGTTCGGCCGCGGCCGTGGCCGCGCGGATGGGCTTCGCGGCCCTGGGCACGGACACCGGCGGCTCCATCCGTCAGCCCGCTGCCTTTTGCGGTGTGGTCGGGCTCAAACCCAGCTACGGACGGGTCTCCCGCTACGGCCTGGTGGCCTACGCCTCATCCCTGGACCAGATAGGCCCCATGACCCTGACCGTGGAGGATGCTGCCCTGCTGCTGCGGGTCATCGCCGGTCACGATCCCAAGGACTCCACCTGCGCCAACCTGCCCGTGCCGGACTACCCTGCCCTGTTGGCCGAGCGGCCCGACCTTTCCGGCCTACGCATCGGCATGCCCAAGGAATTCTGGGGCGAGGACGGCCTGGAGCCGGATGTGGCTGAGCGCTGCAAGCAGGCCATGACCTTGGCCGAGGAGTTGGGCGCGACCTGCGTGCCGGTCGCCCTGCCCCACACCCCCTATGCCGTGGCCGCCTACTACATCGTGGCTTCGGCTGAGGCCAGCTCAAACCTGGCCCGCTTCGACGGGGTGCGCTACGGCTACCGGGATAAGGAAACCCGCGACCTGATCGACATGTACCGCAACTCCCGCAGCAAGGGCTTCGGCGAAGAGGTCCAGCGCCGGATCATGCTCGGCACCTACGTGCTCTCCTCGGGCTACTATGACGCCTACTACAAGAAGGCCGCCCAGGTCCGCCGCCTGATCCAGCGGGACTTCCTGGAAGCCTTTGAGCAGTGCGACGTGATCTGCGGCCCGGTCACGCCCACCACGGCCTTCGGCCTGGGCGAGAAGGCCGCGGACCCGCTGCAGATGTACCTGAGCGATATCTTCACCATTTCCCTGAATTTAGCCGGACTCCCCGGCCTGAGCCTGCCCGTTGGTTTGGGTGAGCGGAGCGGTCTGCCCGTGGGGTTGCAGATTCTGGGACCGGCCTTCCGGGAAGACCTACTGCTCCAGGTCGGCCATGTCCTGGAACAGCGCCTGCCCCGACTGCCCCTACCCGCCGGGATCGCCCGAAAGGCCCCGTGA
- the gatC gene encoding Asp-tRNA(Asn)/Glu-tRNA(Gln) amidotransferase subunit GatC: protein MSISVDEVAKVAGLAKLNLKPKKVEQFAAQFNNILGYMQKLNELDTSGVEPLYSPVTHETMFREDEVRMEYSREELLGNAPETDGSYFIVPRIIG from the coding sequence ATGAGCATTAGTGTTGATGAAGTGGCCAAAGTGGCCGGGTTGGCCAAGCTAAACCTGAAGCCGAAGAAGGTGGAACAATTCGCGGCTCAATTCAATAATATTCTCGGTTATATGCAGAAGCTCAACGAACTGGACACCTCCGGGGTGGAGCCGCTGTATTCGCCGGTGACCCACGAAACGATGTTCCGGGAAGACGAGGTCCGCATGGAGTACAGCCGGGAGGAACTCCTGGGCAACGCCCCGGAAACCGACGGCAGCTACTTTATCGTCCCCCGGATCATCGGTTGA